The Podospora bellae-mahoneyi strain CBS 112042 chromosome 7, whole genome shotgun sequence genome includes a window with the following:
- a CDS encoding hypothetical protein (EggNog:ENOG503P63W): protein MQLTTVLLGLAGTALAAPALEARDAVSAMAATPQWVVKSFTRTCNKADTSCKVTFGVDTQTGAAVTNCSYTVTGAPASRAPTTGVTCGPYTLSSSWSGQFGEGNGFTTWSLVDWSKKQIVWPAYADWELVNGKAVVPDKSYAPQTLA, encoded by the coding sequence ATGCAGCTCACcaccgtcctcctcggcctcgccggcaccgccctcgccgctcCCGCTCTCGAAGCCCGCGACGCCGTCtccgccatggccgccacCCCCCAATGGGTCGTCAAGTCCTTCACCCGCACCTGCAACAAGGCCGATACCTCGTGCAAGGTCACCTTTGGCGTCGACACCCAAACCGGTGCCGCCGTGACCAACTGCTCCTACACCGTCACCGGCGCCCCCGCCAGCCGCGCCCCGACCACCGGCGTCACCTGCGGCCCTTACACCCTCAGCTCGTCCTGGAGCGGCCAGTTCGGCGAGGGCAACGGCTTCACCACCTGGTCTCTGGTCGACTGGAGCAAGAAGCAGATTGTCTGGCCTGCTTATGCTGACTGGGAGTTGGTCAACGGGAAGGCTGTTGTGCCTGATAAGAGCTATGCTCCCCAGACTTTGGCTTGA